Proteins found in one Caldalkalibacillus salinus genomic segment:
- the cobK gene encoding precorrin-6A reductase, with protein MILCLTGTSDARALAIRMKQEGFQVLTTVVTENAAIALQEVGLEVQIGRLTAQDMMALIRDRHIRLIVDASHPFAEEASKHARQAADECQIPYIRYERENQVFDDENMIRVNGYEEAAEVAAQKRGVIMLTTGSKTLHVFTERLQDLPGTRLLARMLPRKDNMEKCERLGVAQKDIIAIQGPFTKELNQALYKQYGVTLMITKESGKAGAVDEKIQSARELGITTVLIKRPDMDYGTCYSTFDEVLSHIQHLALK; from the coding sequence ATGATTCTGTGTTTGACCGGGACAAGTGATGCGAGAGCGCTCGCGATACGAATGAAACAAGAAGGATTTCAAGTTTTAACCACAGTGGTGACTGAGAATGCGGCCATCGCCTTACAGGAGGTAGGCCTAGAGGTGCAAATTGGACGGCTAACCGCGCAGGATATGATGGCCCTCATTCGTGACCGACACATTCGGCTCATTGTCGATGCGAGCCACCCTTTTGCCGAGGAAGCGAGCAAACACGCACGTCAGGCGGCTGATGAATGTCAGATTCCTTATATTCGTTATGAACGGGAGAACCAAGTGTTTGATGACGAGAATATGATTCGAGTGAATGGATATGAGGAAGCAGCCGAGGTGGCCGCTCAAAAGAGAGGGGTGATCATGCTCACGACAGGAAGTAAAACCTTACACGTATTTACCGAGCGATTGCAAGATCTTCCGGGGACGAGACTGCTTGCCCGTATGCTTCCCCGCAAAGATAACATGGAAAAGTGTGAACGACTGGGGGTAGCACAGAAAGATATTATCGCCATACAAGGCCCCTTTACAAAAGAACTGAACCAAGCTTTATACAAGCAGTATGGTGTGACGTTGATGATTACCAAAGAAAGTGGCAAGGCAGGGGCTGTAGACGAGAAAATTCAATCGGCCCGCGAGCTAGGCATCACAACGGTACTGATAAAGCGACCTGATATGGACTATGGCACCTGCTACTCTACGTTTGATGAGGTGTTGAGCCATATTCAGCACTTAGCCTTGAAATAG
- a CDS encoding sirohydrochlorin chelatase, producing MKGILFVGHGSRDPEGNDEVRHMIEKIAPTYASDHIVETCFLEFESPNVNQGIDKCVARGATHVVLIPIMLLPAGHSKIHIPAAIDEAKQKHANVSFTYGRPIGAHEQALEICQHRLEEQGENVFAPEEGTAVIVLGRGGSDPDANGELYKITRLLWEKLDYALVEPAFMGVTTPLLEESVSRCIKLGAQKIVILPYFLFTGILIKRLERMVQDFELQYPKHQFMLTHYFGFHENLANIIRERTEEALKDDVQMNCDTCQYRLEAMAHIDHHHHHDHDHHHDHDHHHHHKPGLAAQHHQD from the coding sequence ATGAAAGGAATCTTATTTGTCGGTCACGGTAGTCGTGATCCTGAAGGAAATGATGAAGTCCGTCACATGATCGAAAAAATTGCACCAACGTATGCATCTGACCATATTGTTGAGACTTGTTTTTTAGAATTTGAAAGTCCGAACGTTAATCAAGGCATTGACAAGTGTGTGGCCAGAGGTGCTACACATGTCGTCCTCATTCCTATCATGCTTTTACCCGCAGGACATTCGAAAATACACATCCCAGCTGCGATTGATGAAGCGAAACAAAAACACGCTAATGTCAGCTTCACCTATGGGCGTCCGATAGGGGCTCATGAGCAAGCGCTTGAGATCTGCCAGCACAGACTGGAGGAGCAGGGTGAGAATGTATTTGCACCAGAAGAAGGTACCGCTGTCATTGTCTTAGGACGAGGTGGAAGTGACCCGGACGCTAACGGTGAACTTTATAAAATAACGAGGCTTCTATGGGAAAAACTTGATTATGCTCTTGTCGAACCAGCCTTTATGGGGGTGACGACACCTTTATTAGAAGAGAGTGTCTCGCGCTGCATAAAGCTGGGTGCACAGAAAATTGTCATACTGCCCTACTTCCTGTTTACCGGCATCTTGATCAAACGCTTAGAACGCATGGTACAAGACTTTGAGCTGCAATACCCCAAACACCAGTTTATGTTAACACATTATTTTGGTTTCCACGAAAACCTTGCAAATATCATCAGAGAGCGTACAGAAGAAGCGTTGAAAGACGATGTACAAATGAACTGTGATACTTGCCAGTACAGACTTGAAGCGATGGCACATATCGATCATCACCACCATCATGACCATGATCATCATCACGATCACGATCACCATCACCATCACAAGCCTGGGCTTGCAGCACAACACCACCAAGACTAA